In Lampris incognitus isolate fLamInc1 chromosome 13, fLamInc1.hap2, whole genome shotgun sequence, the genomic stretch ATGCACTTCCTTTCTGCCATAAATTGGACCTTAATTTTCCCACAAGATCGTATCCAGTGGAAGACAGAATTGCAGAGTCAAAGTGAGGactatagggaaccaatctaaatgccGTTGGTgttattattctatagccatttcaCTGTgcgatcaacatttacttcaaaataagttaaagcaaaaaagttgtctactgctgctttaatTATGTTAGTATTGGTGTATATGAAGAGTGAGACAATTATTATTCTATAAATGTTACCCGTTGTTTCTTTTCTTCTGCAAATTGGTTTTCATTTAAAACAAATTTTTTTAAATGTAGTCTTAAAGATATTTTCTTTGTACCAAAATAAGAAAGTAAATATAGGCTAATGGTTAGGTTAAATACACAAGCATTCACCTAGTATTAACAATAGCATCTTTCTTTGAGGAAAATCGAGTGGAATTTCCCCAGCTAGCATAATTACGGTATATGAGTCagccacataccacacacacaaacacaaggagGGGGTTGAGAGTGAAAGAATATTGATGAATATAAACATTTGGTCATTTTCTGCTGGTTCACCTTACTCAAAAATATTAAGACTGCACTTCAAACTATAACAAAGCCAAACCATCCAAAAGATAAATCCTTCTATACCACAATTTTCGTCAAGACGCCATCCTTACTATGTGACAACAGCACTCATTGGTCTGGCTGACACATAACACTGACATGAAATAGGGTTGAATATAATTTCGAGAAGTGTAATTAAGTAAAAAGGGCACCACTGATCCTGAGGCTATGACAGTGATTAATTTTTGCTGACTGACCAATTGATTGATTAATTCGTTGAATTATTCATTTTGTTCAATTAACCGCTGTTAACCGACATTTTCTATGTGAAATTCTTGAAGAAAATATGTGCCAGCAAACCGGCACATATTTTCACATTCATGTATGTGAAAATGGACCTTGCAAGACTGATGATCTATTATgaaacccccccaacacacacacacacaaacacacacacactcctgaacAGAACCAAACATAGCCATTTCTCACATAGTTATCTATGGGGAACAGCAAAtagagggcttttttttttttggtctgccaTTGTCCCGAGTAAATATCTTCTCTCAGGGGACATTGCCCCTATTTTTTGCCCCCTGAAGAGAAATGAGCTgtttcatcaacaacaacattGCCCCGAGTCATTTCACACCAGGGGAGCATTGTGTTTGCACTTCAAATACTCCTCTGCCACTACTTTAATCTTTTTCTCATTCCCGCGTCCATAATCACTTTTTTTCACAGCCAGACAAGGCTGAATTCATAGTGCTCTCCCCAAGGGTCTGAGGTGTGCGGGGATTTCTCACTTCCAAATAATTTGGCAAGATCACTTTTTTAGTCTCCTCTTGTAATAAATATTGTTCATGTTGGGAGATGATAGCACAAGGTTATGTGTACTAGATATTGGACTTGTCGATACTGCAGGAGTATCATCACCAAACATTTGTTTAAAAACCAAAGCATATAAAACGctgttgatttgatttgattttacaTAGGATCTGAGTGTTTTGAAACAGTCGAGTTCCATTATGTCAGGCTCAGATGGTAACTAGAAGCAATTAGCTGTGCATTATTTGCAGGGGTAGTGTGGTgatgtgttggtgtgggtgtcaCTAGATGGGAAAGCAGGGATGCTTCTACTGTAACCCCTGCACTTTTGCAGCTGTTCcccatacacatgcacaaaaacattTTGTATAcaccatacacaaacacacgcacatacacacacacataaacacacatacaccattTGCAGATATTCATCTGAGCCTAGTCGGTCACCATGGCAACACCCCAAAACTACAGTTGTCTGTATGAAGGACTTGTCACAGGATTCAATTGTGATTGTGAAACCCTCTGAGACTATTGCATTCTATTATTTTTTATTAGCTGAACAACTGTGGATCTTTTGAGCTTCCTTGGACACAAGTTTGTAAAGTACAATGCCACTGAAACACCATTTATATTGTTAAAGCAATAGTATCTGTAGCGGCCCTTGGCATAAAAATCACAGCAGAGAGTTTCTAATGGACGCAATATTTTATTCTTCGTTCATCGGGATACTTATCATCATTTCAAGCGCCATGAAAACTACAAAATAAGCACAAAATTGCTGTTCATTAAGTGTTTCGCTTAATAAAATTGTAAACACAGTTGTGAGCATATCCAACGATTTTACAGTGTAATGTTCCATTTGCTTACTTATACACTACACATTAAATGCGGTATTAAGCCATTCCAAATAACAAACACGTGCATATAAAAAATAGTAAATGCTTCAGTGCTGCTCAATTTGCGCTACagtaataaaaacaaaacacaataacTTTCAATAACACTTCATGAACACATTTTACAGCCTTTGACAATATATTATGCTGATATATATGTAACACGGAGGTTTTGTGCAGCTGAAATCTGGCGCGTGAAAGACTAATTTAACTATACATGTTCCTGGGCACACAGTTCTGTTATGACCCCAGCGACAGACCATGAATAAATGAACTAGCAGTCAtttacaatatccatccatccattatccaaaccgcttatcctactcagggtcacagggatgctggatcctattccagcagtcattgggtggcaggcggggagacaccctggacaggccgccagtataAGAcaggaccctggacaggccaccaatttagtatggccgattcatctgacctacatgtctttggactgtgggaggatcaTTTACAGTATCCGTGACCATAATTCAAGTACTGACCGATGGCGTCTCTACAGATGGTGTTTCTACACCGGTGACGTCTCTACAGATGTCACGTTGAGCAGTGCACTACATAATCaataagaagaaagccactttattttgtcattgtaggttacaatgaaattgtagGTTAGAATAAAATGTgtcttctgtatttaacccatcctattgtataggagcagtgggcagctgcagcgccccggaaccagctccagttcttcttcccattgccttggacaGGGGCCACCATGCCGCTCATGATTTAATGTAACAAGAACTAACATTATTGAGCATTTATGCATATGAAAATGATAATGCTATATGACACATTTCAGATATCTTCCTGTCTGCAACTGTTGCGTAAAGGTCAGTACTTCTCCCAGCAGTCTTCGTGTGGTCAGCGTTCATTTAACTATGTGAGCAGTTGAAAACACCGTGTGGACGTTCAATGTGCTGTCAGTACAGAGCTGTGGGGCacaatcatgttggccccatgctgaaaGCAGCCAATGAAAAATAATAGAATGAATACATACGTCAAGACATTTAATAAACGTCATTTACGGTATTGCCGTTGCTATGCAGCCGGCCATTATTAGTCATCACCGTTATGTTAGCCACTACAAACAGCAGGGCAATATAATGAATCAAGTTGACAATTTCATAAAAGTTAAATTTAGTATCTTGCCATTAGAGCAAAAAATAGAGATTAAACGCTTGGGACCACATCAGCCAGAGAATTTCAGCATCAATCAGTCCGGAAAGGACAAAAAACTGCTCTTTCAGTCCAGAGTGGTCCAAGAGAAAAACATGACTAATGCATCTGGAGGATGAGATGTTTCTACAGTTTTTGCAGTTTTTCTACTAGCTGATGCCAGAAGTCAACATTCTGTCTAAGATGATGTAAAAATGAGATGCAGATGCAGCCATGATCAGCTGTACAATGGAAAGCTTCAAAAACTGCATGGGTCAactgagagaggaaagagaaaacacTTGGACTAAATGGAGAAAAACAAATAGCGCTGCTGTAATGAAGGAGGCTTGTGACACTGTGGTAGCACAGGTAGAAGAGAGATTTTGCCGAAGTGATCACCTTATCATAGCGCAACTTGTCAACCGTACACTCTTCAGCAAGTTTATCAAATCATTTCCCAGTGCTGAACTTGAATGTGCAATCAAAATTTGGCCAATAGCAAATGCAGTTCAACTGGAAACTGAGCTGAGGTCGCTGTACAATCTCTGCATTGCATACACTGTCTCTGCTTCAATTAATTCATGAAAACAACCTTCGGGATGCCTTATCTGAAACAGTGTCACTGATAAAAGAGTCAGCGAGAAACTTTTAGATGTTGTAAAGGATTAAGACATTTACACGCAACACCATGGGGCAACAGAGGTTAGACGTACTTGCTACGCTCTCAATGGAAAATTAAGTCATGCATGGATTGGTGGACTTCAGCAGAAAAGTTATTGTCAGGTTTGCCCGAAGGAAAGATCGTCGTGCATCTTTTCTTCTCAAGCACTGAACGTCACTGATGAGTCTATTTTGCATTATGACAAGGCGCATTATATTGGCTGTAGGTTAAGGCCCGGAAAGCAATGGATTTCCCTGCTCTGAAATTTTGCTTTGGATGTGTTGTTACACTTGCAGATCACAACAAGTGTGTActgcttgataactttggatttgtaatgtgAAGCTGTATAAATGGTAAATGAACTGCATTTATAtaatgcttttctagtctaccgacacctcaaagtgctttacaatgtacgCCTCATATTCAtccgttcacacacacattcatacattgatagtggaggctgccatgtaagGTGCTAACCTGCTCATCTGGAGCAGTTACGGGTTCAGTGTctggctcaaggacacttcgacacgctctccgcaggagccggggatcaaaccagcgaccttctcattactagatgacccgctctaccgcctgagccatgccacctcaAGGTAATATATGTACCAGTGGTGTGAGATCAGATGCCAttattgatgatgtcactcaCATCCCTGTCTTACGTTAATGTGTGCATTTGTTATTTCATTGATGAGGTgcgtttgtgtttggattcattgagcaagtaggtttgtgtgtagtttcattGACGAGTTGGATGCTGCCCATACAGAGTTAATTGTGCCCCAGCAGGCTTTCTGTGCCAGAGATGCCACTGTTACTGACTGTATCACAGATTCACAGTCTTTGCTAAAGGTACTGCAGGAATTGTTTTAAATACTCTTCTCTTCTCATCCTGTACACTCCCGTATCCTTTGTCTTCTCTAACAAACGATTAACCATTTATGAAGTGCCTTTCCTTCAACATTGCACTTGAAACCTCTCTTTGAAGTCTCTGAAACGTGTGAGGTTTACGTTTGCTGAGGGACATTTTCTGAGAAGCGAGTCCAAAGAGGCTTGTATTGATCTGAATGAGTGCGAGGGAGAGGGAATTGATTTTTATTTGTAATAGCTCTTGGTCCTAAACTGGTAAACCTGCATTAACAGGGATCCCTTTGgtcaaacaaacaacaataaagAAATGAGGATATCCTCTTTGTGTTAGTGTCACAAATCAGTGATATATCACTCATGTATGTATGAGTCTCTCTGAAACAGCAGAGAGACAACATGTAAGCCTAAAGGAACACCCTGAATCAACAGGTCATCCATTATGAAAAATGACAAATTTTGATCCAATTGTCCACCATTAAATGTTGTTAATGGGGGTggaagagatagatagatagataggtagatagatagattgtaGGGTCAGAAGAGAGTCTTTATTGGTGGGacggtagtgcagtggttagcgctgtcgcctcactgcaagaaggtcctgggtttgaaccctggggttgtccaaccttgggggtcatcccaggtgactctgtgtggagtttgcatgttctccccgtgtctgcagtaggtttgctccggtttcccccaccataaaaaaaagacatgcatgttaggtgtaatagtcctgcctgtgcccttggccgaggcatggcaagacgaactggagttggtccccaggtgctgcatggcagctgcccactgctcccagctacacagctagggtgggttaaatgcagagaataatttccccacggggatcaatagagtatatcaaaatcaaaaattgcAGAGAATCTTGGTATCTACCTGCACTATGGCTTGATTGGTAGATGTTGGAACACTCACATGGGTTATTCTGGCTCCAGATTCGTTCAGCCAGAAATAAAACTTCAAATATGAAACTGACATCACTTAAGGGCTGTTTTTTCCCATAGCCTTGTTTAATTTCCCGCCCATGCCTCCCACATATCCACTTTCATTCCGTATACGGCAGTGTGTTGATAATACGCACAGtaccagagagaaagagaaactgagagaaggagaaagagaataAGTGAAACTGAGCGGGTCATGCAGGACCACACCTTCACACTTTAGGGTTAACAGGAAAACAAGACATTTCCGGCCCTCTATTCCTGCATGTGCTAAACCACAGTATGCACAGTGTGCCCTCGCACAAGGGACATTTATTGTTTAAAGTGTTCTTTGTTCAAACactttttaaatgatcattttacaaATATTACAACATAAAATATAAGTTTTACTCATCTGTtcctgaagtgaaatgacaatatACTGAACAGTAATGTTCTCAATATTGATCAGGCctctggatttaaaaaaaaaagtttttattctTTATCTATATGCTTAAACTGATATAACATTCATCTAGGTCTCAGTTTAGTCACAGTTTTTCCTGATTTTTATCATTTTCTAGTCCTATAcgcgttttggttttttttttctgctgcggCTCGATTGGCTTCCCCATTTTACCCATAATGCCCCTCACAGATACACGGTGTTTTGAGCTGAGTGTGTGTTCCTCTAAGGCACAGCGAGGGGTTGGGGGCATTCTCAATGTGTACAACTGATAATGTAGTAGACGGTACACACACATACCCTTACCACATTTGTAACTGTGGAATAGAGATTATCCACATCTCAAGGAAGATATCTATCTCTTAAATGCACTGTATACACCATACACTGATGAAAGATACAGAATATAATGATAAAATCTTTAAATGGGAAAAACAGATTGATATACCAAGAGTTACATGGAAGATAATGTAAAGAACAACATGAAGGAGAGCATAATGAATGGATAACATGGGCAAACATAGTATCATGAGATCATTTCAATCATAACTTAAGTATCAAAGTCATTATGAAAGTCATAAGATGCTGATTTCTTTTCTGGATGTCTACGTTTTAATCATAACTCACTTTGTGGATAGCGTTTTCTGTTtggcaacaataacaataaaaaaaatctgtttttgtAATTGTATCACTCTCCACATTCAATAACTGGAGGCTCAGCTAAGCCGTAAAAAGGCCCACTCAGCTTTGCAAACTGAATTGGGTAATATCAGACAACGAGGAGGATACTCTCCAAGGCAATTACCTTCCATTTTGAGCCATTCAAAGCCCTGAATCCATGCACGGAGAGATGAATCAGCTGAAACATTCAATACAATTGCAGTTGTTATTGTAAATTTGAGATAGAGATCACATTACCTCTGTCCATTTCAGTACTTAGTTCAAACATATTTTCTGAAGGAAGACATAAATACATTATTTTGGGATTTAATGGGGAAAAGGCAATCATATTTTACTGGCCTAAGGATGGGGTAACAATGCAATTGAGTAAGGTAAGATTAACCATAACATTACCATACATTTTGCAACCAATGAACCAGATATCAAGGCAGACCTTAATCAGTTTTATTTACTCATTTATCTATCAGATATGACACGATAGGGTCACATTAGGGTTACATTTAGTGCATGCTGCACTTTTATGCAAAGTTAACATAACCGTATTAACATCACATAACTGCCTGCTGTGCTTTATTGATAGTCTGCAGTAATTGCAATGTCATCACTAAATGGCTATGACATATTTAAAAGAAGGAGAGGCTGGGGAAAGTAAGGCTTCAGACGACATCATGTTTCAAACACAGTAGAAATCCATTTCCTGCAAAGAAATACACAGAAAAACAAACTGTCAAACAACAACATATACAGTGTAAAACTGAGTACAACTGACAACTAGCCATCTTATCTGAAAACATATAGGGCAAAAGTGGTATGTCTACTCACAGTTGTGGGAATCGAGACTGTTTCCTCCTTGAACTGGTATGTCTCATTCACCATGGTCGCAGGGAAATAGCCAATAATGCCCATCTGGTCCACATAACGCTCACTGTAAACCTGTGAGGGAAAACACCATGTTGTTCACACCACATTATCAGAGAGCAGATTATGTAATGCTCCCCTGGTTTGGACATGGCTGGGGACACTCAGTAACATTGTTATGTGTGCATGCTGAGGGTAGCTTGAACTATAAGATACAAAAAAGCTCCTCTTTTGGTAGGTTGTGTAGGCCAGAGAGGCAAAAAAATGGAAGTTTCTTCGCCATAGCTTCCACCTGTCCACCATATGTGACTGGTCTAATATTCAACACACACTTATGATGCAGAAAAGCTTGGACaaaatcacaacaacaacaaaaaagaaaagacaaaaagaacaaaaaaacaagcacATACACTTCCAGACCAAAAGACTCCAGCACCCTCCTCTGGTATGAGCTTAGAATACACGTAGATCATTTGTCCCTTCTTGATGTTTATGAATCTGCAATCAGGAGCTGAGAAGTCATCTAAGGCTGTGGCCATGGAGAGGGCATCTGACAAAGCACAGAAGGAAATAGAGCTAGATACAGAATTTCCCCTCTTACAATAAAATCTAACTAGAACATGGACCCCAACGATAAATGAATGATCTTCCTCTACACATGTTCACAGCACTGCATAAACTGCACACATGCAATCATACTCCCTCTTATTGGTCTTCTGACTTACATGAGCACTCTGCGTCTGCACAAAGCTTGCTGTCTGCTAGTTTATCCATGAGGATAGCATTTGAGGTCTGGTACAGGAGTCCCACGCAAAGCAGAATAACCGGTGCACGACCCATCTTGACTAAAAGAATGGGAAAATACAGGTAgtgatttgtgtttgtgtatgtgtgtgtgagtgtggatgtGTTTCTATGAAGGAACTCAAGGCTGTAACATTCCCCAAGCTTTTCTCAGCCAGCAAAGAATGGGCAGAGCCCTTACATCACAGGCCCTCTGTCCAATCACTGCAGAGTCTCAGCAATGCTGCACTCTGAAAGTATTTGGGGATTTGGCTGCATTTTGTCAACTTTTCAGCCCCTGCTGTGATAGGCAGTAAaagttatttgttgttgtttttgttgacaGGATAGTTTAATTTTTGTTGACATAACATTTGATCTTGACATCTCGCAATACTGCATATGTCTCCATCTGCGCAATTTGTAGTTTGTAGCTCCTCAGTTTTTATGAAGTCGGGACTGTCGGGATGACGCTGGGTCTATGGAGGGCCGGAGGGCATGCAGAGGTTGGGGCTTGCATGGGTAAGGGGGCTGTGGTGGGCCTAGCAAGGAGAGAGGGACTGGAAATGAGACTTGATATGGGTCGGGGAAGAGAGCGAGAGGTGAAGTGGGCCAGGGCTGCAGGGATGGGTGGTGATGAGAAGTTCCATGATAGTGATCAGATCCAGTTGACATGTGTTTAGCACTTAAAATCACCACTTTTCTTTTcgatttattttcattatttttattcattttttctaAATATCCAATATACAAATGCTGTTTGAAAGCACCAATGTGAAGAAgtaattgaatttttttttttacgaatACTGAGAATAAGTTGTAAAATCtccctgtgctgtgctgtacgGTGAGCACTGACACAGAAGGCCAATGCAGACAAACTCATGTTAACTAACCTTTCAGTGACTACCACAGAGGACATCTGGCTATATCACAGGGTTGTTCCATGACCCTGAATACACTGTTAACCCTGCATGAGGTGTTGTGACCTTAGCTCAACATAACAGCTGTGAAGGACATGTCAACTTGATAACCCCAATGACATGCCTGCACTCAAAAATTCAACCttgtggggtgtctgggtggcggtctattccgttgttcgaatccacgttacctccagcttcctacagacacaattgaccttgtccgcgggtgggaagccagatgtgggtatgtgttctggttgttgcactagcacctcttctggtcagtcggggcatctgttcaggagggagggggaactggggggaatagcttgatcctctcacatgctacgtccccctggcaaaacgcctcactgtcaggtgaaaagaagcggctggcgactacacatgtaccggaggaggcatgtagtagtctgcagccctccccagattggcagaggaggtagaACAGAGatcgggacgactcagaagagtggggtaattggccggatacaattggagagaaaaggagggggaggggattCAACCCTGTAACTGCTAGTTTATGAAATTTAGTAAATGACGCTGCCTGTGAGATGAGCCAGTAGATTCGTGATGGTGTTGCCTGCTGTCTTCTGTAGTAGCCACTAAAGTAATGTCCACCAGTACTTTGCTCTAGGCTCTAGTTCTGAATAGGGAGGATAAGAGACAGAATCATATGCTCACCGCAATCATGCACAGAAGCAAATAGTTGGTTAGAAGGATGCAAAATCTGTCAGGGAGGGCTGGTAGGAATTCACACTGACAGGACCTGCAGTTTAGTGTTCACTAGAAGATTTAACTTTGGCTTG encodes the following:
- the LOC130123205 gene encoding otoraplin-like is translated as MGRAPVILLCVGLLYQTSNAILMDKLADSKLCADAECSYALSMATALDDFSAPDCRFINIKKGQMIYVYSKLIPEEGAGVFWSGSVYSERYVDQMGIIGYFPATMVNETYQFKEETVSIPTTEMDFYCV